CATATCATAATAGTCTCTGCTTTTGTTTTTAAGCTGCCAAATTATATCCGGGTCGCAATACAACCTTACAGGAACATCAACCAAATATTTGGCATTACCGCCGTCGTCTCTGCTTCTTGTAAACATCGAGGCGTCTACATATCTTTCAGGAAACTCTTCTGGCGAACCACCGTAGAGCTTTTTAAAATCATCTACTATAAAATGGTCTTCCTGCAATGCGATTTTTTTACTTTCTGATAACTGATCACCTTCCTTTTCGTATTTAACAATTGCATTTTTTGCTCCATTGTATAAATCCATCATATCTACCGGTGGGTCAATTCCAATTACTGCCAATGGCTTTAAATAAGTGGCGTATTTTGCATTGCGAGACATTTCGGTGTATTGAAGTGCATTCATTCCACCTAATGAAAACCCACTCAGAATGAATTTATTCTTTGGCGCTTTATATTTGATAACAACATCTTCAAAAACGGCATCAAAAAATTTCTTTGCTGTTGTATCTGTTTCTAATGTATTATTTGTATTTGCAGCTACAACAACTGATAAAATATTTTTCTCGTATGCCTGTTGCATTAAGTTTTTATTGCAGCTGATTACATTTTCAGCAGATTCACCGTAAGATGGGAACAATATTAAAACAGCTTCTATAGATTTTTTCGGTGCAAGTGCATAGTAGAATAGATTATCGTCCTTATTAATATTGTTATAAATTTCCGTACTGTTTTTAATCGATATCGTTTGCTTTTTAAGAAGGGGCAAATATTTATCGTCTAAATTCAGAAAATTACCATCTACAAAATTGCCAATGGTTTTTCCACCGTTATCGAAATAAGCTGCACCTTTTCCATTTAAAGCACCATTGATAAAAGGCCCTTCAAAACTTGCATATCCAATGATTTTAAATTTCCCTTTTCCGTTGAATTTCCCTTGCTTCATTTCTCCTTTGTAAGTAGCTGCCAGTTTATTATTTTGAAACCATTGTAAAAAACCAGCTCCGGATGCAAAATTGTTTTTGCAACTGCCGTTCCAAATAAGGCTGTCTGTAGGACTTGGTTCATCTAACCATATTTTGCAATTGGATTGATGTTCTTTAACAAACTGTCCATTGCTTTGGGCAAAGGAATTTGTAGTAAGTAATATTAAAAGTCCAATAAATAGTAACCTCATTTTTTCTCTTATGCTTAATTGTTGTTGAAAATTACGCAAAACGTTTTATTTATTACCGAAGTCGGACAATAGAAAACCAAAATAAAATGTATTATTGATAGAACTTAGAGCAAAACTTCTTTTCCATTTAGCACTTGATAGATCTTAGACCATATTATTCGCTTCCTCAATTTCTTTTTGAGTAGTGACCACAGAACTGTCACTTTTATTGATGTAGTAAAAGCAACGCGCTTATGATACAGACAGTCTGTGGCAACTTCCCAGTCATTATCTTTCATGATTTTTCCCGGAGTGTATTGAATTTACTGATATAAGCCTTTGGATTATTTCCAGTTTCATTTTCATACAGCTTCAGTTCTTTCCTGTAAAGTATCTTCCTGGTTTCCTGTTTATTACTTTATGCGTTATGCATTGAGGGCAGTAAAAAACAAAAAGTAACCATTAATATTTGGATATAATTTTCTCCATTCCAGCCTTTTTCATAGATTCAGTTCGATACAATTACATAATTACATAATAGGTGTAATATTTTCATTGACAGATTGATAATTCTTATTTGTTTATCAATTGTTTTAGCTCTTTTACAAGAGTTTTGTTGAGCAGTAATTTTAATACTATTATTTATTCCACATTACCTCTCGATCAATACTTTACGTACTGCCGTCTGCCCGTCAGCTTTTATAATCCCGATATAAGCTCCTGCAGCTATTTCTGACACGTTAATTTTTGTCTCATTATTTCTTTTTAACAATGACTTTCCTGAAAGATCTGTAATTTCGAAGCTGAAATCTTTTACCTCTGCAGGAAGTTCAATATTAATGGTATCTTTTGCAGGATTAGGGTAGAGTGAAACAGATTCAATAGAACGTTCTGAAACAGGTTCTTTTGATCTTAAAGCAATTGAATTGGCTGCGGTAGCAACGGCAAAATGCTGTAATGCTCCTACAGTGGCTTTTCCTATTTTGTAAATGTAAACAGGATCTGTATTGGCAAAAGTATCATTAGAGCTGTGCGGATAGCTACTTCTTATCCTTTCAAAAAAGCCGGTGATCACTTCACCTTTTCTTTCAAAAGGAATATAGTCCGTATCTTCAGCAGGATCAACAGCCGTCTGAAGTGGAGAGTAGAGTACAGTACAGTTTCTAAGCTGCTGGGTTACGGCTGCAGATGCCGCATTATTGCCGGTTGGTCCGGCCTGATCCTGATCGCAATAAACGGTATTGTTATTATTTCCCATCACTCCGCCCACCTGATCAAGATTGAATACCAGTTTTATATCCAGTACTCTGGTCCCGTTTTGGTAAGCTACTTCATTAACATAGTGAGAACTTCCCCGGAGACCCTGTTCTTCTCCGGAAAAATGAATGAACTTGATAGAATATTCCGTAGGAACGTTTCTTAAAATTCTGGCAGCCTCTAGTATTATAGAAGTCCCGCTGCCGTTGTCATTTACTCCGGGACCATAAATACTGTCGAAATGCCCGCAGATAATAACATATTTATTAGGATAAACTGTTCCTGTTTTTGTAATGACCAGGTTTTTGGAACTGGTACTCCCGAAGGTAAAGGGATCCTCTACAATCTGGCTGGCAGAATATCCGTAAGAAATATACTTGTTTTTGATCCAGGTAAGTGCGTTTGCATTCTTTACAGATCCCGTTGTTTTTATTCCCAGGTTGGAAAAATCCTGGAGATTCGTTGTAATATTGGTTTGTGAAACCAGATTGGCTCTGTCCTGGTAGGCCTGAATAAAAGTTTGCGCCTTCCCGCTGAAGACAGCTAAAAAAATTGGTAAAATTGTGATTAATTTTTTCATTTTCAATTTATTTTATGGTTGGTGTTGGTGATAATTTTAAATGAAAAATCCCGACTAATAGTCAGGATTTTATGAATTGTTATTCAATAATTATTTTTCTTGTTACGCTGGTATTTTCCGTTTTTACAGTACAGAAGTAAACACCATTGCTCAGGCCTGAAACATTCACCTGAGTGTTGTTTTCTTCCTTTAACACAGATTTTCCTGCTAGGTTGGTAATTTCAACAGAGAAGGGTTTGGTATTTGAATCCGGTACTTCAACAGTAAGAATGTTCTTAACAGGATTTGGATACATTTTTACAGGTTCTGAAGTTTGGAGAGGTTTTTCCCTGGCTGCAGAAGCAGCTGTAACAGTAGAAGATGCCGTTGCAAAATGCTGCATAGCGCCTACAGCAGCTTTAGCAACTTTAAACACATAAACAGGATCCACATTCGCAAATGTATCATCCACAGTGTGTTCATTATAACTCCTTGTATATTCATAAAAACCGGTAATTACATATCCTTTCTGTTCAAAAGGCATATAATCTGAAGAATATGCATTGGAAATACTGGTCTGAAGAGGCGAGTATAGGGTAGTACATGCTGCCAGCTGATCTGTGACAGTTTTAGATGCCGCATTATTTCCCGACTGTCCTCCGGTATCCTTTTCGCAGATAATTTTACTGTTAACATTACCCAACTGACCCCCTACCTGGTCAAGATTGAAAATCAGTTTGATATCCAGTTTTTTTATCCCACTTTGGTAAGCCACACTGTTTGCATAGTGAGAGCTGCCATACAAGCCCTGTTCCTCTCCTGAGAAATGAATAAACTTGATAGAATATTCCGTGGGTATATCTTTTAATATTCTGGCTACTTCCAATATAACAGAAGTCCCGCTGCCGTTATCATTGGTTCCAGGGCCTGTGATGGTATCATAATGCCCACAGATAATAACGTATTTATTAGGATAGACCGTTCCCGTTTTGGTTATTACCAGGTTTTTGGAGCTGGTACTTCCAAAAGTGAAAGGATCCTCTGTGATCTGGCTGGCAGAATATCCGTAGGAAGTATACTTGCCTTTGATCCAGGCGAGTGTATTGGCATTATTTACAGACCCTGTGGTTTTTACCCCTAAATTGGAGAAATCCTGAAGATTTGCTGTAATGTTGGGCTGGGAAACCAGATCAGCCCTGTTTTTGTAAGCCTGTATCAATGTCTGGGCATTGAGGCTCCCTACCGCTAATGCAGTGCATAAAAATGGAGTAAATTTTTTCATATTAAACTTTATTTTGGATTGGTGTGTGTCTATTTCTTGATGATTACCTTTTTGGTGATGCGGTTTTTATCTGATTTTACAGTGACCATATAGGTTCCGTTTGTAAGGGTAGAGGTGTTCATCTGCTTTTCATTTTCTGCATTCAAAACCAAACGTCCATTCATATCGGTAATTTCTATATCGAAATGCTTAACATCATGTGGCAGATCAATATTTAAAATATTATTGGCTGGGTTAGGGTAGATCCTGATGGTTTCCAATGAGTTTTCAGGATATACTTCATTTGTTGCCAGGGTAGCTGAGGCGTTTGCAAAATGCTGTAATGCACCTACAGCTGCTTTTCCGATATTGAATACATACACGGGATCTACATTCGCAAAAGTATCACTTGAACTGTGTGGATGAGGGCTTTCCAGATACTCGTAAAATCCTGTGATCACTTCCTTCTTAGATTCAAAAGGCATATAATCTGATGAATAAGTCGGTGAAAATACAGTCTGTAGAGGCGAGTACAATTCGGTACATACAGCCAGTTCCTGCGTTATCTGGTTCGAAGCGGCATTGTTTTCGGGTTGACCTCCGGTATCTCTTTCACATTTAACCGTATTATTATTGTTTCCAAGTTTACCGCCTGCCTGATCTATATTGAAAATAAGTTTTATATCCAACTGGCGGATATTATTTTGATAAGCTACATTATTTGCGTAATGAGAGCTGCCATACAAGCCTTGCTCTTCTCCTGAAAAATGAATGAATTTGATAGAATAATCAGTAGGAACATCCTTTAAAATTCTGGCTGCTTCCAGAAGTATAGAAGTTCCGCTTCCGTTGTCGTTCACTCCGGGACCGTTGATTGTATCATAATGTCCACAGATAATAACATATTTATTGGGATAGACTGTTCCCGTTTTGGTAATGATAAGATTTTTAGAGTTCACAACGGTTGATCCATTATCAAATGAAAAAGGATCTTCCACGATCTGGCTTACTGTATAACCATAGGAAAGATATTTATTCTTAAGCCAATTTAATGCAATTGTGTTATTTGGGCTGCCCGTGGTTTTGATGCCTAAATTTCCAAAGTCCTGAAGATTAGCTGTAATATTATTTTGAGATATCTCATTGACCCTATTTTGATAAGCCTGTATAAAATTCTGGCCCTGAAGACTATAAGCTGATAAAGAAAGGAGTAAAATAGTCGTTATTTTTTTCACTTTTAACTAAAGTTTTAAAGATTTAATAATTCAACAAATGTAGATAATAAAAATCAATTTTATTTTACACAAAAGTAAAATTCTCCAATGGGGCTTTATTTTTTTTATAAAAGATATTATTGACGAATATTAAACTACATTATATGAAATTTTGTGAAAAAAAATTACATCATACCACACTAAATAAAAAAATCCCGAGCAA
The Chryseobacterium sp. W4I1 DNA segment above includes these coding regions:
- a CDS encoding M28 family peptidase; amino-acid sequence: MKKLITILPIFLAVFSGKAQTFIQAYQDRANLVSQTNITTNLQDFSNLGIKTTGSVKNANALTWIKNKYISYGYSASQIVEDPFTFGSTSSKNLVITKTGTVYPNKYVIICGHFDSIYGPGVNDNGSGTSIILEAARILRNVPTEYSIKFIHFSGEEQGLRGSSHYVNEVAYQNGTRVLDIKLVFNLDQVGGVMGNNNNTVYCDQDQAGPTGNNAASAAVTQQLRNCTVLYSPLQTAVDPAEDTDYIPFERKGEVITGFFERIRSSYPHSSNDTFANTDPVYIYKIGKATVGALQHFAVATAANSIALRSKEPVSERSIESVSLYPNPAKDTINIELPAEVKDFSFEITDLSGKSLLKRNNETKINVSEIAAGAYIGIIKADGQTAVRKVLIER
- a CDS encoding M28 family peptidase, whose translation is MKKFTPFLCTALAVGSLNAQTLIQAYKNRADLVSQPNITANLQDFSNLGVKTTGSVNNANTLAWIKGKYTSYGYSASQITEDPFTFGSTSSKNLVITKTGTVYPNKYVIICGHYDTITGPGTNDNGSGTSVILEVARILKDIPTEYSIKFIHFSGEEQGLYGSSHYANSVAYQSGIKKLDIKLIFNLDQVGGQLGNVNSKIICEKDTGGQSGNNAASKTVTDQLAACTTLYSPLQTSISNAYSSDYMPFEQKGYVITGFYEYTRSYNEHTVDDTFANVDPVYVFKVAKAAVGAMQHFATASSTVTAASAAREKPLQTSEPVKMYPNPVKNILTVEVPDSNTKPFSVEITNLAGKSVLKEENNTQVNVSGLSNGVYFCTVKTENTSVTRKIIIE
- a CDS encoding M28 family peptidase, producing the protein MKKITTILLLSLSAYSLQGQNFIQAYQNRVNEISQNNITANLQDFGNLGIKTTGSPNNTIALNWLKNKYLSYGYTVSQIVEDPFSFDNGSTVVNSKNLIITKTGTVYPNKYVIICGHYDTINGPGVNDNGSGTSILLEAARILKDVPTDYSIKFIHFSGEEQGLYGSSHYANNVAYQNNIRQLDIKLIFNIDQAGGKLGNNNNTVKCERDTGGQPENNAASNQITQELAVCTELYSPLQTVFSPTYSSDYMPFESKKEVITGFYEYLESPHPHSSSDTFANVDPVYVFNIGKAAVGALQHFANASATLATNEVYPENSLETIRIYPNPANNILNIDLPHDVKHFDIEITDMNGRLVLNAENEKQMNTSTLTNGTYMVTVKSDKNRITKKVIIKK